In Romboutsia lituseburensis, a genomic segment contains:
- a CDS encoding NifU family protein has protein sequence MKEEVAKVLERIRPILQKDGGDVELVDVNEKGVVVVRLQGACSGCPGASTTLKMVIENLLVKEVEGVTQVVGI, from the coding sequence ATGAAAGAAGAAGTAGCAAAAGTATTAGAAAGAATAAGACCTATATTGCAAAAAGACGGTGGAGATGTTGAGTTAGTAGATGTTAATGAAAAGGGAGTAGTAGTAGTTAGATTACAAGGGGCTTGTAGTGGGTGTCCTGGTGCATCAACGACATTAAAGATGGTAATAGAAAACCTATTAGTAAAAGAAGTAGAAGGAGTTACACAGGTAGTTGGAATATAG
- a CDS encoding ligand-binding sensor domain-containing protein: MKKVKILRFLSVVVILIGILNKNIISSNASEINFRNIRNEDGLSQSTVETIIQDKKGYIWIGTNDGLNKYDGYDFKVYRHDDKLGKSIANNYIVDLQEDQNGNIWVGTANGLSKINIKNEEIKNYFSDEKRGNLSHNNIGDILITKDNDVIIGTSNGLDIYDKEQDTFKKIFSKDGDLTNQYIRTLAQDKDGNIWAATKNGLNKINLKNNKVEKFYSKSGEENTLSENNLYGLYCDDEGYVWVGTYNQGLNKINIKTKEISIYKNNPNDENSIPGNYIRDIFKDNNNDIWIATDKGLAKLEKGKDTFKSYDSKIYDKNSLIGDDVFTIIQDKSGLIWVGTYSGISIFDPDNNIKHYKNNPLDPNSLSENAVHGIYEDKDGFVWVGTNSNGVNIINRKNDNILHINKKSTNNVFSDDCINDITGKNNVIYIATNNGVNKVDKDKKTITIYNKENGIGEDNIRSLLLDSKGYLWIGTNDGVSILNTETDEIHDITDDLKEFGIDKLHAKVIYEDKDGVYWIGCFVNGGLIKIDPHNNIIKKYKSKENDKRTISSDTVRSIAEDESGNLWIGTSYGLNKLDKNTEIFTRYTTYNGLPNNIIYGILPDEKNNLWISTNKGISKFDYKNKKFKNFGITEGFQGNEFNGNAALRNKNGEMFFGGINGLNIFKPSQIQEKEYTPNVQFNDFEVSGNHYNNIDGMEFKYYENFLNVDVFLPDYSNVENVQYYYLLEGANDEWRKIDSNDINYNNLAPGKYTLKIKARSHNGNETKENSISFTIKPPFYKSGIAFVLYLLIIIIIIYSYINRMKYLDMLVSKKTEELSQEMEISNELLQKVIELERNKNNYFINLSHELRTPLNVIYTTEQLITEFNKSGNGIEQEKLSQYMAVMRRNTKRLLTLINNLIDTTKIDHGKYKINLVENDIVYIVEEATLSLKDYIESKGIELIIDPEIEEKMIKCDAYEIERCIVNLVSNAAKFTPSGGKIEVNIKEVNDKVMISVSDTGVGIDPKYHDLIFDRFNQIVDAHAEVKGGSGLGLTITKHIIDLHNGEIYVESELDKGCKFIIIL; the protein is encoded by the coding sequence ATGAAAAAAGTAAAAATACTGAGATTTTTAAGCGTGGTTGTTATATTAATTGGAATATTAAATAAAAATATAATTAGCTCAAATGCTTCAGAAATAAATTTTAGAAATATAAGAAATGAAGATGGGTTATCCCAGTCAACTGTTGAAACTATAATTCAAGATAAAAAAGGATACATTTGGATAGGAACTAATGATGGGTTAAATAAGTATGATGGATATGACTTTAAAGTATATAGACATGATGATAAATTGGGAAAAAGTATAGCTAATAACTATATAGTTGATTTACAAGAAGATCAAAATGGGAACATATGGGTAGGAACAGCCAATGGATTAAGTAAAATAAACATAAAGAACGAAGAAATAAAAAATTACTTTTCAGATGAAAAAAGAGGTAATCTATCGCATAATAATATCGGAGATATATTAATTACAAAAGACAATGATGTAATTATAGGAACATCTAATGGGCTAGATATATATGATAAAGAGCAAGATACATTTAAAAAAATATTTTCAAAAGATGGCGATTTAACGAATCAATACATACGTACTTTAGCACAAGATAAAGATGGGAATATATGGGCAGCTACAAAAAATGGTTTAAACAAAATAAATTTAAAAAATAATAAAGTGGAAAAATTTTATAGTAAATCGGGAGAAGAAAATACTTTAAGTGAAAATAACTTATATGGTCTTTATTGTGACGATGAGGGTTATGTATGGGTAGGAACGTATAATCAAGGTTTAAATAAAATCAATATAAAGACCAAAGAAATATCTATATATAAAAATAACCCTAATGATGAAAATTCTATACCAGGTAATTATATAAGAGATATATTTAAAGATAATAATAACGACATATGGATAGCTACTGACAAGGGTTTAGCTAAACTAGAAAAGGGAAAAGATACATTTAAGAGTTATGATAGTAAAATTTATGATAAAAATAGTTTAATAGGGGATGACGTATTTACTATAATTCAAGATAAAAGTGGTCTTATATGGGTAGGAACATATTCAGGAATTAGTATATTTGATCCAGACAATAATATAAAACACTATAAAAATAATCCTTTAGATCCTAATTCATTAAGTGAAAATGCAGTTCATGGTATATATGAAGATAAAGATGGTTTTGTATGGGTAGGTACAAACTCAAATGGAGTAAATATTATAAATAGAAAGAATGATAATATTTTACATATAAACAAGAAAAGCACAAATAATGTCTTTAGCGATGATTGTATAAATGATATAACTGGAAAAAATAATGTAATTTATATAGCAACAAATAATGGTGTAAATAAAGTGGATAAAGATAAAAAAACTATTACTATATATAATAAAGAAAATGGTATAGGTGAAGATAATATAAGATCATTATTATTAGATAGCAAAGGATACTTGTGGATAGGAACAAACGATGGTGTTAGTATACTAAATACTGAGACTGATGAAATTCATGACATAACAGATGATTTAAAAGAATTTGGAATAGACAAACTACACGCAAAGGTTATATATGAAGATAAAGATGGAGTGTATTGGATAGGATGTTTTGTTAATGGAGGATTAATAAAAATAGATCCACATAATAATATAATCAAAAAATATAAAAGTAAAGAAAATGATAAAAGAACTATAAGTTCAGATACTGTTAGAAGTATAGCTGAAGATGAATCAGGAAATTTATGGATAGGCACTAGTTATGGTTTAAACAAATTAGATAAAAATACCGAAATATTTACTAGATATACAACTTATAATGGGTTACCAAACAATATAATATATGGAATACTACCTGATGAAAAAAACAATCTGTGGATTAGTACTAATAAAGGTATATCAAAATTTGATTATAAAAATAAAAAATTTAAAAACTTTGGAATAACAGAAGGATTTCAAGGAAATGAGTTTAATGGAAATGCAGCGCTGAGAAATAAAAATGGAGAAATGTTTTTTGGAGGCATAAATGGATTAAATATTTTTAAGCCATCACAAATACAAGAAAAAGAATATACTCCAAATGTCCAATTTAATGATTTTGAGGTGAGTGGAAATCATTATAATAATATAGATGGAATGGAGTTTAAATACTATGAAAATTTCCTCAATGTAGATGTATTCTTACCTGATTATAGCAATGTAGAAAATGTTCAATACTATTATTTATTAGAAGGAGCAAATGATGAATGGAGAAAAATAGATTCAAATGATATAAACTATAATAATTTAGCTCCTGGCAAATATACTTTAAAAATAAAGGCTAGAAGTCATAATGGTAATGAAACAAAAGAAAACTCGATATCATTTACTATAAAGCCGCCTTTTTACAAAAGTGGTATAGCTTTCGTATTATACTTATTAATAATTATTATAATTATTTATTCTTATATAAATAGAATGAAGTATTTAGATATGTTAGTTTCTAAAAAAACAGAAGAATTAAGTCAAGAGATGGAAATAAGCAATGAATTATTACAAAAAGTTATAGAATTAGAAAGAAATAAAAATAATTATTTTATAAATTTATCTCATGAGTTAAGAACACCTTTAAATGTGATTTATACTACTGAACAGTTAATAACAGAGTTTAATAAATCTGGAAATGGAATAGAGCAAGAAAAGTTATCTCAATATATGGCAGTCATGAGAAGAAATACAAAAAGATTACTAACCTTAATAAATAATTTAATTGATACTACGAAGATTGATCATGGAAAGTATAAAATAAATTTAGTAGAAAATGATATTGTATATATTGTAGAAGAAGCTACATTATCTTTGAAAGATTATATAGAAAGTAAAGGAATTGAGTTAATTATTGATCCAGAGATAGAAGAAAAAATGATTAAGTGTGATGCTTATGAAATAGAAAGATGCATAGTTAACTTAGTTAGTAATGCCGCGAAGTTTACGCCAAGTGGAGGGAAAATAGAGGTAAACATAAAAGAAGTAAATGATAAAGTCATGATATCTGTTTCAGACACAGGCGTTGGAATTGACCCTAAGTATCATGATTTAATATTTGATAGATTCAATCAAATAGTTGATGCACACGCCGAAGTAAAAGGTGGAAGTGGATTAGGATTGACAATAACAAAACATATAATAGATCTTCATAATGGAGAAATATATGTTGAAAGTGAACTAGATAAAGGATGTAAATTTATCATTATATTATAA